The proteins below come from a single Fastidiosipila sanguinis genomic window:
- a CDS encoding AEC family transporter, whose protein sequence is MENFIVAVEAVLPLVVYLLLGVWLNKKKVISQDGFAEFNTLLFNVLLPILVFDNIYNADLRDIWTSNTLIYISLLYILTFLLFIYIVYVVEKDNRKRSVMLQGITRGSAVLFGLPLANNILASSQLATVSLAATLSIPFNSILPIFCFVIFMEGKASFKASLKNLITNPIMVAAIIGLLVKMLGINLPQFILNSSKGLSRASTPLSFILLGGTFRLSTSGIKDKSLWFTVIARLLLVPGVALAIAYVLGMRNADIIAVLVASAGPTAVLSYPQAVSSGGDAELANNIVVYTTLLAIITVVVLLGVLSSVSAIQL, encoded by the coding sequence ATGGAAAATTTTATTGTAGCTGTTGAAGCTGTTTTACCACTGGTTGTGTACTTACTTTTGGGTGTTTGGCTTAATAAGAAGAAAGTGATCAGTCAAGATGGTTTTGCTGAATTCAATACTTTATTGTTTAATGTTTTGTTGCCTATTTTGGTTTTTGACAATATCTATAACGCTGATTTAAGGGATATTTGGACATCTAATACTCTTATATATATATCGTTGTTATATATATTAACTTTTCTATTGTTTATATATATTGTTTATGTAGTGGAGAAAGATAATAGAAAAAGATCTGTAATGCTCCAAGGTATAACTAGAGGAAGTGCTGTTCTTTTTGGTTTGCCTTTAGCTAATAATATTTTGGCCAGTTCACAGCTTGCGACTGTATCACTAGCAGCAACTTTAAGTATCCCATTTAATAGTATATTACCAATTTTTTGCTTCGTTATTTTTATGGAGGGAAAAGCAAGTTTTAAAGCTAGTCTTAAAAACTTAATTACAAATCCAATAATGGTGGCTGCGATAATAGGACTTTTGGTTAAGATGTTGGGAATTAATCTACCTCAATTCATCTTGAACTCTAGTAAAGGTCTATCAAGGGCCTCAACGCCGCTGTCATTTATCTTGTTAGGTGGAACTTTCAGATTAAGTACTTCAGGAATTAAAGATAAATCACTTTGGTTTACAGTTATAGCGAGGTTATTACTTGTTCCTGGGGTTGCATTAGCTATAGCGTATGTTTTAGGAATGAGAAATGCAGATATAATTGCTGTTCTAGTAGCTTCTGCAGGACCTACAGCAGTTTTAAGTTACCCACAAGCTGTATCAAGTGGTGGAGATGCTGAGCTAGCGAATAATATTGTTGTCTACACAACTTTACTTGCAATAATTACAGTAGTTGTTTTGCTAGGTGTGCTGTCATCCGTGTCTGCAATTCAGTTGTAA
- the rpsJ gene encoding 30S ribosomal protein S10, with protein sequence MAISQKIRIRLKAYEHRILDESVERIVETANRTGATVSGPIPLPTKKEVVTILRSPHVDKDSREQFEMRTHKRLIDIYAPNTKTVEALMKLDIPAGVNIEIKL encoded by the coding sequence ATGGCTATAAGTCAAAAAATTCGTATTCGTTTGAAAGCATATGAACACAGAATTTTGGATGAATCGGTAGAAAGAATTGTTGAAACAGCAAACCGTACAGGTGCAACAGTTTCAGGTCCAATTCCTTTGCCAACAAAGAAAGAGGTTGTAACAATTTTACGTTCACCTCACGTTGACAAAGATTCACGCGAGCAATTTGAAATGCGTACACACAAACGTTTGATTGATATCTACGCACCAAATACCAAAACTGTAGAAGCTTTGATGAAGTTGGATATTCCAGCAGGCGTAAATATAGAAATTAAGTTGTAA
- the rplC gene encoding 50S ribosomal protein L3: MSKFMLGKKAGMTQIFDENGSAIPVTVIDCGPVTVVQKKNKEVDQYEAVKVAYDEVRETLLNKPDKGQFDKAGTKTFRNLVEFRVEDSNAYELGQEIKVDEMFAVGDYVDVTGTSKGKGYAGNVKRHGQSGGLEDHGSKYHRGVGSLGASASPSRVFKGKKLPGQMGNKKVTIQNLEVVLVDGERNIVVLKGAIPGSNGNVVSIADTVKAGKHK, encoded by the coding sequence ATGAGTAAATTCATGTTAGGTAAAAAAGCTGGTATGACTCAAATTTTTGATGAAAACGGAAGTGCAATTCCTGTAACAGTCATCGATTGTGGACCAGTTACCGTAGTTCAAAAGAAAAATAAAGAAGTAGATCAATATGAAGCTGTAAAAGTAGCATATGACGAAGTAAGAGAGACTTTATTAAATAAACCTGACAAAGGTCAATTTGATAAAGCAGGTACAAAAACATTTCGTAATTTAGTAGAGTTCCGTGTCGAAGACTCAAATGCTTATGAATTAGGACAAGAGATAAAAGTTGACGAGATGTTCGCTGTTGGAGATTACGTAGACGTAACAGGTACATCAAAAGGTAAAGGATATGCTGGTAACGTTAAACGTCACGGTCAAAGTGGTGGTTTAGAAGATCACGGTTCTAAATATCACAGAGGTGTAGGTTCTCTAGGAGCATCAGCATCACCATCAAGAGTTTTCAAGGGTAAAAAACTTCCAGGTCAAATGGGTAACAAGAAAGTTACAATCCAAAACTTAGAAGTAGTTCTTGTAGATGGTGAAAGAAATATTGTTGTTCTTAAGGGTGCTATTCCTGGTTCTAATGGAAATGTTGTTAGTATTGCCGACACAGTCAAAGCTGGCAAACATAAATAG